One part of the Vogesella sp. LIG4 genome encodes these proteins:
- the queF gene encoding NADPH-dependent 7-cyano-7-deazaguanine reductase QueF (Catalyzes the NADPH-dependent reduction of 7-cyano-7-deazaguanine (preQ0) to 7-aminomethyl-7-deazaguanine (preQ1) in queuosine biosynthesis) — translation MTPTYTPEFSPLGKKVDYQDHYDASLLFPIARQQKRDEIGVTADALPFAGVDLWTGYELSWLNGKGKPQVAIATFRIPADSPRLIESKSFKLYLNSYNQTRIDSWQQVAAQLELDLSNAAGAKVVVSLLSPAEFGREQIVELAGESIDELDIAVDNYAPCPDTLKADAANMVSETLTSQLLKSNCLVTGQPDWGSVAISYTGPQIDRETLLRYLIGFRQHNEFHEQCVERIFVDVLRACAPQRLTVYARYTRRGGLDINPWRSNDPAAQTPDNVRTARQ, via the coding sequence ATGACCCCGACTTACACGCCAGAGTTTTCCCCGCTGGGCAAGAAGGTGGACTACCAGGACCACTACGACGCCAGCCTGCTGTTCCCCATCGCCCGCCAGCAAAAGCGCGACGAGATCGGCGTGACGGCAGACGCGCTGCCATTTGCCGGCGTGGACCTGTGGACCGGCTACGAGCTGTCGTGGCTGAACGGCAAGGGCAAGCCGCAGGTGGCCATCGCCACCTTCCGCATCCCGGCCGACAGCCCGCGGCTGATCGAATCCAAGTCGTTCAAGCTGTACCTGAACAGCTATAACCAGACCCGCATCGACAGCTGGCAGCAGGTGGCGGCGCAGCTGGAGCTGGACCTGTCCAATGCCGCCGGCGCCAAGGTGGTGGTGAGCCTGCTCTCCCCCGCCGAGTTCGGCCGCGAACAGATCGTGGAGCTGGCCGGCGAGAGCATCGACGAGCTGGACATTGCGGTGGACAACTACGCGCCGTGCCCGGATACGCTCAAGGCCGATGCGGCCAACATGGTGAGCGAAACGCTGACCTCGCAGCTGCTGAAATCCAACTGCCTGGTCACCGGCCAGCCGGACTGGGGCAGTGTCGCCATCAGCTACACCGGCCCGCAGATCGACCGCGAAACCCTGCTGCGCTACCTGATCGGCTTTCGCCAGCACAACGAATTCCACGAGCAGTGCGTGGAGCGCATCTTCGTGGACGTGCTGCGCGCCTGCGCGCCGCAGCGGCTTACCGTGTACGCGCGCTACACCCGCCGCGGCGGCCTGGACATCAACCCCTGGCGCAGCAACGACCCGGCGGCACAAACGCCGGACAATGTGCGCACCGCACGGCAGTAA
- the ettA gene encoding energy-dependent translational throttle protein EttA, producing MAQYVMSMLRVSKIVPPKRQIIKDISLSFFPGAKIGLLGLNGAGKSTVLKIMAGVEKEYDGEVQWQPNLNIGYLPQEPQLDPEKTVREEVESGMGAVMGAQKRLEEVYAAYAEPDADFDALAEEQAKLEAIISAGAGDNIELQLELAADALRLPPWDAKIGPLSGGEKRRVALCKLLLSQPDMLLLDEPTNHLDAESVEWLEQFLVRFPGTVVAVTHDRYFLDNAAEWILELDRGEGIPWKGNYSSWLEQKEARLEQEAKGEAARMKAMKQELEWVRQNPKGRQAKSKARLARFEELSSFEHQKRNETQEIFIPVAERLGNEVIEFDGVSKGFGDRLLIDNLSFKAPPGAIVGIIGPNGAGKSTLFKMIAGKEQPDAGAVKIGQTVQMAFVEQSREGLEGDKTVFEDVSGGADILTVGKFEMSSRAYLGRFNFKGGDQQKKVGMLSGGERGRLHLAKTLLKGGNVLLLDEPSNDLDVETLRALEDALLEFAGTVFVISHDRWFLDRIATHILAAEGESQWTFFDGNYQEYEADKKKRLGEEGAKPKRIRYKPITR from the coding sequence ATGGCTCAATACGTGATGTCCATGCTCCGCGTGAGCAAGATCGTCCCTCCCAAGCGCCAGATCATCAAGGACATTTCCCTGTCCTTCTTCCCCGGCGCCAAGATCGGCCTGCTGGGTCTGAACGGCGCCGGTAAATCCACCGTGCTGAAGATCATGGCCGGGGTGGAAAAGGAATACGACGGCGAAGTGCAGTGGCAGCCGAACCTGAACATCGGCTACCTGCCGCAGGAACCGCAGCTGGACCCGGAAAAAACCGTGCGCGAGGAAGTGGAAAGCGGCATGGGCGCGGTGATGGGCGCGCAGAAGCGCCTGGAAGAGGTTTACGCCGCCTACGCCGAGCCGGATGCCGACTTCGACGCCCTGGCCGAAGAACAGGCCAAGCTGGAAGCCATCATCTCCGCCGGCGCCGGCGACAATATCGAACTGCAGCTGGAACTGGCCGCCGACGCGCTGCGCCTGCCGCCGTGGGATGCCAAAATCGGCCCGCTGTCCGGCGGTGAAAAACGCCGCGTGGCACTGTGCAAGCTGCTGCTGTCGCAGCCGGACATGCTGCTGCTGGACGAACCGACCAACCACCTGGATGCCGAATCGGTGGAATGGCTGGAGCAGTTCCTGGTGCGCTTCCCCGGCACCGTGGTGGCAGTAACCCACGATCGCTACTTCCTCGACAACGCCGCCGAATGGATCCTGGAACTGGACCGCGGCGAAGGCATTCCGTGGAAGGGCAACTACTCCAGCTGGCTGGAGCAGAAAGAGGCGCGCCTGGAGCAGGAAGCCAAGGGTGAAGCCGCGCGCATGAAGGCGATGAAGCAGGAACTGGAATGGGTACGCCAGAATCCGAAAGGCCGCCAGGCCAAGTCCAAGGCGCGTCTGGCCCGCTTCGAGGAGCTGTCCAGCTTCGAACACCAGAAGCGCAACGAGACCCAGGAAATCTTCATTCCGGTGGCCGAGCGCCTGGGTAATGAAGTGATCGAATTCGACGGCGTGTCGAAAGGCTTCGGCGACCGCCTGCTGATCGACAACCTGTCGTTCAAGGCCCCGCCAGGCGCCATCGTCGGCATCATCGGCCCCAACGGCGCCGGTAAATCCACGCTGTTCAAGATGATTGCCGGCAAGGAACAGCCGGATGCCGGTGCGGTGAAGATCGGCCAGACCGTGCAGATGGCCTTTGTCGAGCAGAGCCGCGAAGGCCTGGAAGGCGACAAGACCGTGTTCGAGGACGTATCCGGCGGCGCCGACATCCTCACCGTGGGCAAGTTCGAGATGTCCAGCCGCGCCTACCTCGGCCGCTTCAACTTCAAGGGTGGCGACCAGCAGAAGAAGGTGGGCATGCTCTCCGGCGGCGAACGCGGCCGCCTGCACCTGGCCAAGACCCTGCTCAAGGGTGGCAACGTGCTGCTGCTGGATGAACCGTCCAACGACCTGGACGTGGAAACCCTGCGCGCGCTGGAAGACGCGCTGCTGGAATTCGCCGGCACCGTGTTCGTGATCTCCCACGACCGCTGGTTCCTGGACCGTATCGCCACTCATATCCTGGCGGCGGAAGGCGAATCGCAGTGGACCTTCTTCGACGGCAACTACCAGGAGTACGAAGCCGACAAGAAGAAACGCCTGGGCGAGGAAGGTGCCAAGCCCAAGCGCATCCGCTACAAGCCGATTACCCGCTAA